The Streptomyces sp. NBC_01381 genomic interval CCGCCGCCGAAGTCGATGAGGCCGTTGCCGCCGCACGCGAGGCGTTCCTCGCCTGGCGCGTCACACCGGCCCCGCGCCGGGGTGAACTCGTGCGCCGCCTGGGCGAGTTGCTGCGCGACCACAAGAGCGACCTGGCCGATCTGATCACCGTCGAGGCGGGCAAGATCCGCTCGGAGGCGCTCGGCGAGGTCCAGGAGATGATCGACATCTGCGACTTCGCGGTCGGTCTCTCCCGGCAGCTCTACGGCCGCACCATCGCATCCGAGCGCCCCGGCCACCGTCTCGCCGAGACCTGGCATCCGCTGGGCGTGGTCGGTGTGATCTCCGCGTTCAACTTCCCCGCCGCGGTGTGGTCGTGGAACACGGCCGTGGCGCTGGCCTGCGGTGACACCGTGGTCTGGAAGCCGTCCGAACTGACCCCGCTGATCTCCCTGGCCTGCGACCGGCTCCTCGCCCGGGCCACGGAGGAGGTCGGCGCGCCCCGTGACGTACACCGGCTCGTGCTCGGTGACCGCGCGGTGGGCGAACGGCTTGTGGACGACCCGCGCGTCGCGCTCGTCAGCGCCACCGGCTCCACCCGCATGGGGCGCGAGGTCGGCCCCCGCGTGGCCGCCCGCTTCGGGCGCTCGCTGCTCGAACTCGGCGGCAACAACGGCGCGGTGGTGGCGCCGTCGGCCGACCTCGACCTCGCCGTGCAGGGCATCGTCTTCGCTGCCGCGGGCACGGCGGGCCAGCGCTGCACCACACTGCGCCGCCTGATCGTCCACCGCGACATCGCGGACACGCTCGTCGCACGCCTGACGGCCGCGTACACCAAGCTCCCCATCGGCGACCCGTTCGACGAGAACACCCTGGTCGGCCCGCTCATCTCGCCCGCCGCCCTCGACGGCATGCAGGACGCGCTCGCCCGCGTACAGGCGCAGGGCGGCAAGATCCTCGCCGGCGGCAACCGGCGCCTGGCCAATGCGGCGCCGCAGGCCGCGTACGCGGAACCGGTCGTCGTCCGCGTCGACGAACAGACCGACGTCGTACGGCAGGAGACCTTCGCCCCCATCCTGTACGTCCTTATCTACGACACCCTGGAAGAGGCCATCGCCCTGCACAACGACGTCCCGCAGGGCCTGTCCTCCAGCATCTTCACCCGCGACCAGCAGGAGGCCGAGCTCTTCCTGTCGTCCGAGGGCTCCGACTGCGGCATCGCCAACGTGAACATCGGCACGTCCGGCGCGGAGATCGGCGGGGCGTTCGGCGGCGAGAAGGAGACCGGCGGCGGCCGAGAGTCCGGCTCCGACGCCTGGCGCGCGTACATGCGCCCGGCCACCAACACCATCAACTACTCCAGCCGGCTCGCCCTCGCGCAGAACGTCAACTTCCTCTAGACGCCGGACCAGCGGCCGCAGCGCGGGCCTCCTGCTCGGAGGCCCCGCCCCGTCTCACCCCCCGGGCCCTCCCTTGACAGCCCCTCCCGTTCCCCCACAGGATCACTCCCGTGAACCTGTCAGACAGCCAGACAGGTGACTCGGTGCCGCGGCGCGTCAGCGCCATGGAAGCGGTGCTCGGTCATCTGCGTACTGCCATTGAGCGCGGCGACTACGCCGTCGGGGACAAGCTGCCCTCCGAGGCGGAGCTCTGCCGTCGCCTGGAGGTCAGCAGACCCGTGCTGCGGGAGGCCCTGCGGGCCCTGCAGACCATGGGGCTCACCGTCTCCCGCACCGGCAAGGGCACCTTCGTCGTGTCCAACGGTCCGGACGAGGACCCCACCTTCGGCGACTACGCGGCCAGCGACCTCCTCGAGGTACGTCGGCATGTCGAGATCCCGGTGGCGGGGTACGCCGCGGCGCGCCGGACGCCCGAGGACCTCGACCATCTCGCCCACCTCCTCGACCGGATGGAGCGGGAGACCGACACCACTGCCTGGGTGGCCATGGACACCCTCTTCCACCTCGCCGTCGCGCAGGCCGCCCAGAACCCGGTCTTCCGCCGCGTGATCGAGGAGATCCGGGACGCGCTGGCCCGCCAGTCGGCGTTCCTCAACGAACTCGGCGGGCGCCGCGAGCAGTCCAACCGCGAGCACCGCGCCATCGTCGAGGCCCTGATCGACGGCAGCGAGCACGACGCCACCGACGCGATGGCGCACCACCTCGACCGCGTCGAGACCACCCTCACCGCGATCGTGCGCCCCGAGCCCACGGACGCCCCAACGGAAGGCGGAGCCACAGCGTGAGCGAGCAGTCCATCGACGAGCAGACCGGGCGGATACCGAAGGCGGCCGCGCATGTCGACGCCGGTGACGCGGGGTACAGCAAGTCCCTGAAGTCCCGGCACGTCAACATGATCGCCATCGGCGGTGCCATCGGAACGGGGCTCTTCCTCGGCGCCGGCGGCCGCCTCGCCGAGGCGGGTCCCTCGCTGTTCATCGCGTACGCCGTCTGCGGCCTCTTCGCCTTCCTGGTCGTCCGCGCCCTCGGCGAACTCGTCCTCTACCGGCCGTCGTCCGGCGCCTTCGTGTCGTACGCACGGGAGTTCCTCGGCGAAAAAGGCGCCTACACCGCGGGCTGGATGTACTTCCTGAACTGGGCGACCACCGGCATCGCCGACATCACCGCGGTCGCCACCTACACCCACTACTGGGGCATGTTCTCCGACATCCCCCAGTGGGTGATCGCCCTGATCGCGCTGGCCGTGGTCCTCACCGTGAACCTCATCTCCGTGAAGATCTTCGGGGAGCTGGAGTTCTGGTTCGCGATCGTCAAGGTCAGCGCGCTGGTTCTCTTCATGCTGATCGGGATCTTCCTGCTCGTCACCCAGCAGCCCGTGGACGGCCACTCCCCCGGCCCGTCCCTGATCTCCGACAACGGCGGCATCTTCCCGAGCGGCCTGCTGCCGATGCTGTTGATCATCCAGGGCGTCGTCTTCGCGTACGCCTCGGTCGAGCTGGTGGGCGTCGCGGCGGGCGAGACCGAGAACCCCGAGAAGATCATGCCGAAGGCCATCAACTCGATCATGTGGCGCGTCGGTCTCTTCTACGTCGGCTCCGTGCTGCTGCTCTCGATGCTGCTGCCGTGGAACAGGTACACCTCCGGCGAGAGCCCCTTCGTCACCGTGCTCTCCAACATCGGCATCCCGGCAGCGGGCGGCGTGATGAACCTCGTCGTGCTGACCGCGGCCATGTCGTCGCTGAACTCGGGCCTGTACTCCACGGGCCGCATCCTGCGCTCCATGGCGATGTCCGGCTCCGCGCCCCGGTTCACCGGCGTCATGAGCCGCAGCCAGGTCCCGTACGGCGGCATCCTGCTCACCAGCGGCATCTGTGTGCTCGGCGTCGGGCTCAACTTCGTGGTCCCCGCCGACGCGTTCGAGATCGTCCTCAACTTCGCGGCGCTCGGCATCCTCGCCACCTGGGGCATGATCATGCTCTGCCATCTGCAGTTCTGGCGGAAGACCCAGGACGGCGACCTCGAACGCCCGGACTACCGGCTGCCCGGCTCTCCCTGGACCGAGCTGGTCACCCTCTTCTTCCTGGCGTCCGTCCTGGTCCTGATGTACGCCGACGGGGGCGCGGGACGCACGACGGTGCTGTGTCTGCCGCTGATCGCGGCCGCGCTGGTGGCCGGTTGGTACGGCGTGCGGGGCAGGGTGGCGGCTGTGCGCAAGGCCGGGGCGGATACGTGAGCCGTCTCAGTACACCTTCCGCGTACGGCCGTTCGCTCGCTGAGGCGCCCTCCGTCCGGGAACCGCTGCACGCGCCCGTCGCCCACCTCGTACGCGGGAGTGTCATCGAAGGCGTCCACTACGGCTCGGTCGTCGTGCTCGGCGCGAACGGCGGTGTGGAGCTGCAGATCGGTGACATCGAGGTCGCCTTCCATCCGCGCTCGGCGCTCAAGCCCGTGCAGGCCGTGGCGCTGCTGCGGGCCGGTCTTCCGCTCGACGGCGAGCTGCTCGCGCTGACCGCCGCCAGCCATTCCGGCGAGGAACGTCATCTCGCCGGGACGCGGCGGATCCTGGAGCTCGCCGGGCTCGCCGATGCGGATCTGCGCAACGTCACGGACCTGCCCTTCGACCCGGTCGTCCGCGAGGACTGGCTCCGTGCGGGCCGGCTGCCGTCGAGGCTCGCGCAGAACTGCTCGGGCAAGCACGCGGCGATGCTCTACGCGGCGCGGCTGCGCGGCTGGTCGCTCGCCGACTACCTCGACCCTTCCCACCCGCTGCAGCAGTCGATCGCCCGGACCGTCGAGGACCTCACCGGGCAGGCCATCGCCCAGGTGACGGTCGACGGCTGCGGCGCGCCGCTGTTCTCCGTCTCCTTGCACGGTCTCGCGCGCGCCGCCGCCCGGATCACGACGGCCCCGCCCGGCACCCCCGAGGCGCGGGTGGCCGACGCGATGCGCGAGTACGCGGAGATGGCGTCGGGCTCCGGCCGCGACGTCGCCGCGCTGATGCGGGCCGTGCCGGGGCTGCTGGCCAAGGACGGCTTCGAAGGCGTGCAGGTCGCGGCGTTGCCGGACGGCCGGGCCGTCGCCGTGAAGATCGCCGACGGCGCGGACCGGGCGCGCGTGCCGGTGACCGCGGCGGCGCTCGCGCGCTGCGGTGTCGACCCGGCCGCGCTCGCCGAGTTCGCCGGGGCTCCGCTGCTCGGGGGCGGGGCGGTGGTTGGCGGCATCCGCCCCGCACGCTCGCTCCAACTGCTGCCTACGGCGGCCTGCGCTCCCCCGCCCCCCTTGTAAGACCAACTCACCCCCTCCAGAAGGAAGATCACCACCGCCATGTCCGTCCGCAGCGAGCACGACCTGCTCGGCCACCGTGACGTCCCCGCCGATGCGTACTGGGGTGTCCACTCCCTGCGCGCCAAGGAGAACTTCCCCATCACGGGGACGCCGATCTCCGCGTATCCGCATCTGATCGATGCGCTGGCCGCCGTCAAGGAGGCCGCCGCCCGCGCCAACGAGGAGCTCGGCCTGCTCGAACCGGCCAAGGCGGCCGCCATCGTCGAGGCCTGCCGGGAGATCCGCGACGGCAAGCTGCACGACCAGTTCGTCGTGGACGTCATCCAGGGCGGGGCCGGGACCTCGACCAACATGAACGCCAACGAGGTCGTCGCGAACCGGGCGTTGGAGCTGCTCGGCCACGCCAAGGGCGAGTACGCCTTCCTGCACCCGAACGAGGACGTCAACCTCGGCCAGTCCACCAACGACGTCTACCCGACGGCCGTCAAGATCGGCACGGTCTTCGCGGTGCGCGGCCTCCTCAAGGCCATGGCCGTGCTGCAGGACGCCTTCGCGGCGAAGGCGATCGAGTTCCGTGACGTCCTGAAGATGGGGCGTACGCAGCTGCAGGACGCGGTGCCGATGACGCTGGGCCAGGAGTTCTCGGCGTACGCGGTGATGCTCGACGAGGACCGCAGCCGGCTCGCCGAGGCGGTCGAACTGATCCACGAGATCAACCTGGGCGCGACGGCGATCGGCACCGGTCTCAACGCACCCGCCGGATACGCCGAGTCCGCGCGCCGGCACCTGGCCGAGATCACCGGCCTCCCGCTGGTCACCGCCGCGAACCTGGTCGAAGCCACGCAGGACTGCGGGGCGTTCGTCCAAATGTCCGGGGTACTGAAGCGGATCGCGGTGAAACTCTCCAAGAGCTGCAACGACCTGCGTCTCCTGTCGTCCGGTCCGCGCGCGGGCCTCAACGAGATCAACCTGCCGCCGGTACAGGCCGGTTCGAGCATCATGCCGGGCAAGGTGAACCCGGTGATCCCCGAGGTCGTCAACCAGGTCGCCTTCGAGGTGATCGGCAACGACGTCACGATCACCATGGCGGCGGAGGCGGGCCAGCTCCAGCTGAACGCCTTCGAGCCGATCATCCTGCACTCCCTCTCCGAGAGCATCACGCATCTGCGCACCGCCTGCCTGACGCTCGCCGAGCGGTGCGTCGTCGGGATCACGGCCAACACGGAGGGGCTGCGCGCGGCGGTGGAGAACTCCATCGGCCTGGTGACCGCGCTGAACCCGCACATCGGGTATGAGGCGGCGACCTCCATCGCGAAGGAGGCGCTGGCCTCGGGGCGGGGCGTGGCTGAACTCGTCCTGGAGAAGGGGCTGTTGCCGGCCGAGCGCCTGGCCGAGCTGCTGCGGCCTGAGGTTCTGGCGGGGTCGCAGTCCGGGTGAGCGATGGGGTGCGTGGTCAGGAAAAGGACAGGGGCGCAGCCCCGTTCCTTTAGGGGCGCGGGGAACTGCGCGACCAGCCCCCGCATACCCGCACTCGCCCGCAGACCTCCGCCACCCACCCCATGGCGCGCCCATCCATCATCCCGGCGACACAATGGTGATCATGACCTCGTCCCTCACCTTTCAGCCCGTCCTCGACCGCATCGCCGCCGAGATCGAGGAGACCCCGGGGCGCGGCCGCCCCGCCGGTTACATCCCGGCGCTCGCCGCACGCGACCCGCACCGCTTCGGCATGGCCGTCGCCGAGCTGGACGGGACGGTGTACGGGGTGGGCGACTGGCGGGAGCCGTTTTCCACGCAGTCCATCACCAAGGTCTTCACCCTCGCGCTCGACCTGGCGCGCGAGGGTGACGCGCTGTGGGAGCACGTCGGGCGCGAGCCCTCCGGCAACCCCTTCAACTCGCTGGTCCAGTTGGAGTACGAGAACGGCATCCCGCGCAATCCGTTCATCAACGCGGGCGCGCTCGTCGTCACCGACCGGCTGCAGACCCAGACCGGCGACGCGGCGGGCGCCCTGCTGCGCTTCCTGCGCGCCGAGAGCGGGAACGAGCGGCTTGCCATCAACCATGATGTCGCCGCATCCGAGTCCGCCCACGGCGACCGCAATGCCGCCCTCGGCCACTTCATGGCGTCGTACGGGAACATCGACAACCCGGTGCCTGTGCTGCTCGACCAGTATTTCCGCCAGTGCTCCATCGAGGCCTCCTGCGCCGACCTCGCCCTCGCCACCGGCTTCCTCGCCCGCCACGGCATCCGTGCCGACGGCTCGCGCCTGCTCACCCGCAGCCAGGCCAAGCAGGTCAACGCGATCATGCTCACCTGCGGGACGTACGACGCGGCGGGCGAATTCGCCTACCGGGTCGGCCTGCCCGGCAAGAGCGGCGTCGGCGGCGGCATCATCGCCGTCGTCCCCGGCCGCTGCACGCTGTGCGTCTGGAGTCCGGGCCTTGACCGGCGCGGCAACTCCGTGGCGGGCGTTGCCGCGCTGGACCGGTTCACGACGCTGACGGGGTTGTCGGTGTTCTGAGGCCCACCCGTGTGCTGAGGCCCACCCGTGGGTCAGCGGCCCACGGACGCCGTAGCCGCGTCCTTGGACTCCGCACCCGAGTCCTCCGTACGCATCCAGACGGTGCGCTGCGGGAAGGGATGCTCGATGCCCGCGGCGTCGAGGGACTCCTTCACGCGGCGGCGCAGTTCGCGCGTGACGGACCACTGCTTGAGCGGGGCGGTCTTGACGACGAGGCGTACGACGATGCCGTCGACGTCCAGCGACTGCACACCCCAGACCTCGGGGTCCTCCAGGAG includes:
- a CDS encoding aldehyde dehydrogenase family protein; translation: MTGTTALPTTDDLRARARASLDRIGVAVPDGTGLQARTPITGEDLFGLTAATAAEVDEAVAAAREAFLAWRVTPAPRRGELVRRLGELLRDHKSDLADLITVEAGKIRSEALGEVQEMIDICDFAVGLSRQLYGRTIASERPGHRLAETWHPLGVVGVISAFNFPAAVWSWNTAVALACGDTVVWKPSELTPLISLACDRLLARATEEVGAPRDVHRLVLGDRAVGERLVDDPRVALVSATGSTRMGREVGPRVAARFGRSLLELGGNNGAVVAPSADLDLAVQGIVFAAAGTAGQRCTTLRRLIVHRDIADTLVARLTAAYTKLPIGDPFDENTLVGPLISPAALDGMQDALARVQAQGGKILAGGNRRLANAAPQAAYAEPVVVRVDEQTDVVRQETFAPILYVLIYDTLEEAIALHNDVPQGLSSSIFTRDQQEAELFLSSEGSDCGIANVNIGTSGAEIGGAFGGEKETGGGRESGSDAWRAYMRPATNTINYSSRLALAQNVNFL
- a CDS encoding FadR/GntR family transcriptional regulator, encoding MNLSDSQTGDSVPRRVSAMEAVLGHLRTAIERGDYAVGDKLPSEAELCRRLEVSRPVLREALRALQTMGLTVSRTGKGTFVVSNGPDEDPTFGDYAASDLLEVRRHVEIPVAGYAAARRTPEDLDHLAHLLDRMERETDTTAWVAMDTLFHLAVAQAAQNPVFRRVIEEIRDALARQSAFLNELGGRREQSNREHRAIVEALIDGSEHDATDAMAHHLDRVETTLTAIVRPEPTDAPTEGGATA
- a CDS encoding amino acid permease, which produces MSEQSIDEQTGRIPKAAAHVDAGDAGYSKSLKSRHVNMIAIGGAIGTGLFLGAGGRLAEAGPSLFIAYAVCGLFAFLVVRALGELVLYRPSSGAFVSYAREFLGEKGAYTAGWMYFLNWATTGIADITAVATYTHYWGMFSDIPQWVIALIALAVVLTVNLISVKIFGELEFWFAIVKVSALVLFMLIGIFLLVTQQPVDGHSPGPSLISDNGGIFPSGLLPMLLIIQGVVFAYASVELVGVAAGETENPEKIMPKAINSIMWRVGLFYVGSVLLLSMLLPWNRYTSGESPFVTVLSNIGIPAAGGVMNLVVLTAAMSSLNSGLYSTGRILRSMAMSGSAPRFTGVMSRSQVPYGGILLTSGICVLGVGLNFVVPADAFEIVLNFAALGILATWGMIMLCHLQFWRKTQDGDLERPDYRLPGSPWTELVTLFFLASVLVLMYADGGAGRTTVLCLPLIAAALVAGWYGVRGRVAAVRKAGADT
- a CDS encoding asparaginase; amino-acid sequence: MSRLSTPSAYGRSLAEAPSVREPLHAPVAHLVRGSVIEGVHYGSVVVLGANGGVELQIGDIEVAFHPRSALKPVQAVALLRAGLPLDGELLALTAASHSGEERHLAGTRRILELAGLADADLRNVTDLPFDPVVREDWLRAGRLPSRLAQNCSGKHAAMLYAARLRGWSLADYLDPSHPLQQSIARTVEDLTGQAIAQVTVDGCGAPLFSVSLHGLARAAARITTAPPGTPEARVADAMREYAEMASGSGRDVAALMRAVPGLLAKDGFEGVQVAALPDGRAVAVKIADGADRARVPVTAAALARCGVDPAALAEFAGAPLLGGGAVVGGIRPARSLQLLPTAACAPPPPL
- the aspA gene encoding aspartate ammonia-lyase, with amino-acid sequence MSVRSEHDLLGHRDVPADAYWGVHSLRAKENFPITGTPISAYPHLIDALAAVKEAAARANEELGLLEPAKAAAIVEACREIRDGKLHDQFVVDVIQGGAGTSTNMNANEVVANRALELLGHAKGEYAFLHPNEDVNLGQSTNDVYPTAVKIGTVFAVRGLLKAMAVLQDAFAAKAIEFRDVLKMGRTQLQDAVPMTLGQEFSAYAVMLDEDRSRLAEAVELIHEINLGATAIGTGLNAPAGYAESARRHLAEITGLPLVTAANLVEATQDCGAFVQMSGVLKRIAVKLSKSCNDLRLLSSGPRAGLNEINLPPVQAGSSIMPGKVNPVIPEVVNQVAFEVIGNDVTITMAAEAGQLQLNAFEPIILHSLSESITHLRTACLTLAERCVVGITANTEGLRAAVENSIGLVTALNPHIGYEAATSIAKEALASGRGVAELVLEKGLLPAERLAELLRPEVLAGSQSG
- a CDS encoding glutaminase, coding for MVIMTSSLTFQPVLDRIAAEIEETPGRGRPAGYIPALAARDPHRFGMAVAELDGTVYGVGDWREPFSTQSITKVFTLALDLAREGDALWEHVGREPSGNPFNSLVQLEYENGIPRNPFINAGALVVTDRLQTQTGDAAGALLRFLRAESGNERLAINHDVAASESAHGDRNAALGHFMASYGNIDNPVPVLLDQYFRQCSIEASCADLALATGFLARHGIRADGSRLLTRSQAKQVNAIMLTCGTYDAAGEFAYRVGLPGKSGVGGGIIAVVPGRCTLCVWSPGLDRRGNSVAGVAALDRFTTLTGLSVF